The following coding sequences are from one Triticum aestivum cultivar Chinese Spring chromosome 5A, IWGSC CS RefSeq v2.1, whole genome shotgun sequence window:
- the LOC123105315 gene encoding peroxisomal membrane protein 13, producing the protein MAGNNPPPKPWERVGTSSGPAPFKPPSGGSTSDVVEASGTAKPGEVVSAAQSNAAFNVNNPVAGPVPPRPWQQQGYGNTYGGYGASTYNSYGGFGGAYSNGGLYGNNNMYSGYGGGYGSSYGGSGMYGGSMYNNGMGNPYGGMGMAPYNQGPNSFGPPAPPPGFWVSFLQVMHGIVNFSGRVAFLISQNTQAFHMFITALLQLCDKSGMLYGELARFTFRLLGIKTKPNKGRIQGAQAPSSDGPGQQFVEAPKANKNSWENVWNGDAKGM; encoded by the exons ATGGCAG GTAATAACCCACCACCAAAGCCATGGGAACGTGTTGGCACTTCATCTGGTCCAGCGCCTTTCAAACCCCCATCTGGAGGCAGCACAAGTGACGTTGTTGAGGCCTCTGGGACAGCAAAACCTGGGGAAGTTGTTTCTGCTGCACAGAGCAATGCTGCTTTCAACGTGAACAATCCAGTTGCAGGGCCTGTGCCCCCGCGTCCCTGGCAGCAGCAAGGATACGGAAATACTTATGGGG GTTATGGTGCCAGTACCTATAATTCATATGGTGGATTTGGTGGGGCTTATAGTAACGGCGGGCTATATGGAAATAATAACATGTATTCAGGGTATGGAGGTGGTTACGGCAGTTCGTACGGGGGCTCTGGAATGTATGGTGGGTCAATGTATAATAACGGGATGGGAAACCCATACGGTGGTATGGGCATGGCTCCTTACAATCAGGGTCCTAATTCATTTGGTCCTCCAGCACCACCCCCAGGTTTCTGGGTGTCCTTCCTACAAGTG ATGCATGGGATTGTGAATTTCTCTGGACGAGTTGCTTTCCTTATCAGCCAGAATACTCAGGCATTCCACATGTTCATCACAGCTCTTTTGCAG CTATGTGATAAGTCTGGAATGCTTTATGGTGAGCTTGCGAGATTCACATTTCGATTGCTGGGGATCAAAACCAAACCAAATAAGGGCAGAATTCAGGGTGCACAAGCTCCATCATCGGATGGGCCAGGCCAGCAGTTCGttgaggcaccaaaagctaacaagAACTCATGGGAGAATGTCTGGAACGGCGATGCTAAGGGAATGTGA